The following proteins are co-located in the Mesorhizobium australicum WSM2073 genome:
- a CDS encoding DUF1127 domain-containing protein — protein MNNTIASVQHRAVRPGVPVQRSSHPRSLRSMVASWRERTRFRWDLKRMSEVSPHLIDDIGLTQLQAKAEIAKLPFWQR, from the coding sequence ATGAACAATACAATCGCATCGGTCCAGCATCGGGCAGTGCGGCCGGGTGTGCCCGTCCAACGATCGTCGCATCCGCGCTCCCTGCGAAGCATGGTGGCAAGCTGGCGCGAGCGGACACGCTTTCGCTGGGACCTCAAGCGAATGTCCGAGGTCAGTCCGCATCTGATCGACGATATTGGCCTGACGCAATTGCAGGCCAAGGCTGAGATCGCCAAGCTGCCATTCTGGCAGCGCTAA
- a CDS encoding winged helix-turn-helix domain-containing tetratricopeptide repeat protein — protein sequence MQGERFAFGPFVLDPGAGTLLRNDDPVAVGYRGLKLLAALVAKPGEILGKAELMDAAWPGTAVEEGNLTVQIAQLRKLLGPPGIMGEGGGEWITTVPRVGYRFTGAVKQLAGAKPKPLPLPDKPSIAVLPFVNFGNDAGQDSFCDGLTEDLITDLSRISGLFVIARNSTFAYKGKAMDVREIARELGVRYLLEGSARRDAGRVRINAQLVDAASGDHLWAERFDRGLDDIFAVQDEVTAKIVEALLGRLRAPPPRNRPTNLDAYDLCVRARKLIDDSPQTAREAHLMLTRAVALDPHYAEAYRWLAMNHWMGWVHWGEPIDPNRRIALELARKAVAIDPNDAGCHWVLGNLLAYEHEFAESEAEFARAFELDPNEADAWATLSDITTLAGRVEEALEQIRKAFRLNPFPPSWYYLTLGQAQYAARDYAGAVETLRRDETYRTSSRRFLAASLAQLGRLEEARTEVELFLVGNPHFTTRHWVWTEPFRDDATREHFLDGFGKAGLPD from the coding sequence ATGCAGGGAGAGCGCTTCGCCTTTGGTCCGTTCGTGCTTGATCCGGGTGCGGGAACGCTGCTTCGGAACGACGATCCCGTTGCCGTTGGCTATCGCGGGCTGAAGCTGCTTGCGGCGCTCGTGGCAAAACCCGGCGAAATCTTGGGAAAGGCCGAACTGATGGACGCGGCGTGGCCGGGCACGGCCGTCGAGGAAGGCAACCTCACCGTCCAGATCGCGCAGCTGCGCAAGCTGCTCGGCCCGCCTGGCATTATGGGTGAAGGGGGCGGGGAATGGATCACGACCGTTCCGCGCGTCGGCTATCGTTTCACGGGGGCCGTGAAACAGCTCGCCGGCGCCAAGCCAAAACCCTTGCCGCTGCCGGACAAGCCTTCGATAGCGGTGCTGCCCTTCGTCAATTTCGGCAACGATGCCGGGCAGGACTCTTTCTGCGACGGCTTGACCGAAGACCTGATCACCGACCTGTCCAGGATCTCCGGCCTGTTCGTCATCGCGCGCAATTCGACTTTTGCCTACAAGGGAAAGGCAATGGACGTGCGCGAGATCGCCAGGGAACTCGGCGTTCGTTATCTGCTGGAGGGCAGCGCGCGGCGCGATGCGGGGCGGGTGCGCATCAACGCGCAGCTGGTCGACGCGGCCAGCGGCGACCATCTATGGGCGGAACGCTTCGACCGCGGCCTGGACGATATCTTTGCCGTCCAGGACGAAGTGACCGCCAAGATCGTGGAGGCATTGCTCGGCCGGCTGCGCGCACCGCCGCCACGCAACCGGCCCACCAATCTCGACGCCTACGACCTGTGCGTGCGGGCGCGCAAGCTGATCGATGATTCGCCGCAGACCGCACGGGAAGCGCATCTGATGCTGACGCGCGCGGTTGCGCTCGATCCCCACTACGCCGAGGCCTATCGCTGGCTTGCCATGAACCACTGGATGGGATGGGTGCATTGGGGCGAGCCGATCGACCCTAACCGCCGCATTGCCCTGGAGCTGGCGCGCAAGGCGGTCGCGATCGATCCCAACGATGCCGGGTGCCACTGGGTGCTCGGCAATTTGCTTGCCTATGAGCATGAGTTCGCCGAGTCGGAGGCCGAATTCGCCAGGGCGTTCGAACTCGACCCGAACGAGGCCGATGCCTGGGCGACATTGTCCGACATAACGACCCTGGCTGGGCGGGTCGAGGAGGCCCTGGAGCAAATCCGCAAGGCGTTCCGGCTGAACCCGTTTCCACCGAGCTGGTACTATCTGACGCTCGGCCAGGCGCAATATGCGGCGCGCGACTACGCAGGCGCCGTCGAGACGCTGCGCCGGGACGAGACCTACCGCACCAGTTCACGCCGCTTCCTGGCGGCAAGCCTTGCGCAACTTGGCCGGCTCGAGGAGGCACGCACGGAGGTGGAACTGTTCCTCGTCGGCAACCCGCATTTCACGACCCGCCATTGGGTCTGGACGGAGCCCTTCCGCGACGACGCGACGCGCGAGCACTTCCTCGATGGCTTTGGCAAGGCCGGCCTTCCCGACTGA
- a CDS encoding pyridoxal phosphate-dependent decarboxylase family protein, which yields MDVARESAGMVAEETLDPPDWAEVQALSRRAVDEAVNYLRDVRDRPVWREMPADVRGMFRAPLPRSPTPLAAVYGEVSRTVMSYPMGNIHPRFWSWYMGSSNFTGALGDFLAAIQGSNLGGGNHAAGLMDSQVVNWCKEMLGFPASASGTLVSGGSMANIIGLTVARNVKAGVDVREHGVSAIEKPLRFYGSDQIHACHRKAMEALGLGNRALRRIPTDAGLRIDIDALRAAISEDRAAGFKPACVIGTAGTVNTGAIDDLRALAKLAHEEGLWFHVDGCIGALIAIAPQNAHRVAGIEWADSVALDPHKWLHSPFEVGCALVRDAAAHRRTFAVTPEYLESTPRGLASGEWLHDYGLQTSRGFRALKVWMALKEHGVEKFGRLIDQNIAQVSYLAGLIEAEPSLELAAAPTINIVCFRYQPGLAGEALKALNTEIMLRLQEQGIAALSDTTVHGGHWLRVAITNHRTRRDDLDLLVREVVRLGREITAQGHVSS from the coding sequence ATGGACGTCGCGCGGGAATCTGCTGGCATGGTGGCCGAGGAAACGCTTGATCCGCCTGACTGGGCCGAAGTGCAGGCCCTGTCGCGCCGGGCCGTCGATGAAGCCGTCAACTATCTGCGCGACGTGCGAGACCGTCCGGTCTGGCGGGAAATGCCGGCGGATGTGAGAGGCATGTTCCGCGCGCCCTTGCCGCGCTCGCCGACGCCACTTGCCGCCGTTTATGGCGAGGTCTCCCGCACCGTGATGTCCTATCCGATGGGCAACATCCATCCACGGTTCTGGTCGTGGTATATGGGGTCCAGCAACTTCACCGGCGCGCTCGGCGATTTCCTGGCGGCGATCCAGGGCTCCAACCTCGGCGGCGGCAACCATGCCGCCGGGCTGATGGACAGCCAGGTGGTGAACTGGTGCAAGGAGATGCTGGGCTTTCCGGCCTCGGCCTCCGGCACGCTGGTCAGCGGCGGCTCGATGGCCAACATCATCGGGCTGACGGTGGCGCGCAACGTCAAGGCGGGCGTCGATGTGCGCGAGCACGGCGTTTCAGCCATCGAGAAGCCGCTGCGCTTCTATGGCTCGGATCAGATCCACGCCTGCCACCGCAAGGCCATGGAGGCACTTGGCCTTGGCAATCGGGCGCTGCGCCGCATCCCGACGGATGCCGGACTGCGGATCGACATCGACGCCTTGCGCGCCGCGATCTCCGAGGACCGGGCAGCCGGGTTCAAGCCGGCTTGCGTCATCGGCACCGCCGGTACGGTCAACACCGGCGCGATCGACGACCTGCGGGCGCTTGCCAAACTCGCTCACGAGGAAGGCCTCTGGTTCCATGTCGATGGCTGCATCGGCGCGCTGATCGCCATCGCCCCGCAAAACGCCCACCGCGTCGCCGGCATCGAATGGGCCGATTCGGTCGCGCTCGATCCCCACAAATGGCTGCATTCGCCCTTCGAGGTCGGCTGTGCCCTGGTCAGGGACGCCGCCGCGCACCGCCGGACCTTCGCGGTGACGCCGGAATATCTGGAATCGACGCCGCGCGGCCTCGCTTCCGGCGAATGGTTGCACGATTATGGTCTGCAGACGTCGCGCGGCTTTCGTGCCTTGAAAGTGTGGATGGCACTGAAGGAACATGGCGTCGAAAAATTCGGCCGCCTGATCGACCAGAACATCGCGCAGGTCTCCTATCTGGCCGGGCTGATCGAGGCCGAGCCTTCGCTGGAGCTTGCGGCGGCGCCGACCATCAACATCGTCTGCTTCCGCTATCAGCCCGGTTTGGCGGGCGAAGCGCTGAAGGCGCTCAACACCGAGATCATGTTGCGGCTGCAGGAGCAAGGCATCGCTGCACTCTCCGACACCACCGTGCATGGCGGGCACTGGTTGCGTGTGGCGATCACCAACCATCGCACCCGACGCGACGATCTCGATCTGCTGGTGCGTGAAGTGGTGAGGCTGGGACGTGAGATCACCGCGCAGGGCCACGTGTCTTCCTAG
- a CDS encoding PLP-dependent cysteine synthase family protein, translating into MLNKQQIRTTAGRGRLFDSILDTVGDTPVVRVNNLGPAHATIYVKAEFFNPGASVKDRLALNIIEEGERSGALKPGQTVVEATSGNTGIGLAMVCAQKGYPLVVTMADSFSVERRKLMRMLGAKVVLTPRAEKGFGMYKKAVELAEANGWFLARQFETAANAAIHESTTAREIINDFAGSRLDCFVTGYGTGGTVVGVARVLRRERPDTRIVLSEPANAQLIGSGKAQQRGADGAPAASHPAFEPHPVQGWTPDFIPNVLQEAIDASLYDEVMPIAGPEGIKWARALARKEGIFTGISGGATFAVARQVAEKAAAGSVILCMLPDTGERYMSTPLFDGVEAEMDADELALSRSTPGCQFPA; encoded by the coding sequence ATGTTGAACAAACAACAAATCAGAACCACCGCGGGGCGCGGCCGATTGTTCGACAGCATCCTGGACACCGTCGGCGACACGCCGGTGGTACGCGTCAACAATCTGGGTCCGGCCCATGCGACCATCTACGTCAAGGCCGAGTTCTTCAACCCGGGCGCCTCGGTGAAGGATCGGCTGGCGCTCAACATCATCGAAGAGGGCGAACGCAGCGGCGCGCTGAAGCCCGGCCAGACCGTGGTCGAGGCGACCAGCGGCAACACCGGCATCGGGCTTGCCATGGTCTGCGCGCAGAAAGGCTATCCGCTGGTCGTCACCATGGCCGACAGCTTTTCCGTCGAGCGCCGCAAGCTGATGCGCATGCTGGGCGCCAAGGTGGTGCTGACGCCACGCGCCGAAAAAGGTTTTGGCATGTACAAGAAGGCGGTCGAACTGGCCGAGGCCAATGGCTGGTTCCTCGCCCGCCAGTTCGAGACCGCCGCCAACGCCGCTATCCACGAGTCGACGACCGCGCGCGAAATCATCAATGATTTCGCCGGCTCGCGGCTCGACTGCTTCGTCACCGGCTATGGCACCGGCGGCACGGTCGTCGGCGTGGCGCGGGTCTTGCGCCGCGAACGGCCCGACACCCGCATCGTGCTCTCGGAACCGGCCAACGCGCAACTGATCGGCAGCGGCAAGGCGCAGCAGCGCGGTGCCGATGGCGCGCCAGCCGCCAGCCACCCGGCCTTCGAGCCGCATCCCGTCCAGGGCTGGACGCCGGACTTCATCCCCAACGTGCTGCAGGAGGCGATCGACGCCAGCCTCTATGACGAGGTGATGCCGATCGCCGGTCCGGAGGGCATCAAATGGGCGCGGGCGCTGGCGCGGAAGGAAGGCATCTTCACCGGCATTTCCGGCGGCGCCACCTTCGCCGTCGCGCGCCAGGTCGCCGAGAAGGCGGCGGCCGGATCGGTGATCCTGTGCATGCTGCCCGACACGGGCGAGCGCTACATGTCGACGCCGCTATTCGACGGCGTCGAGGCTGAAATGGATGCCGATGAGCTGGCGCTCTCGCGCTCGACGCCCGGCTGCCAGTTCCCGGCTTGA
- a CDS encoding BTAD domain-containing putative transcriptional regulator: MESAASRQDSGLPCLSVRLLGPLAITRNGVPTALPASRKLRALLAYLVLAPHPVGRGRLCELLWDVPNDPRGELRWCLSKLRGALDTPDRRRVRTQDDTVALDLGACLVDALEISHAATHRAGTLDAQQLRALAKLFAGDFLDGLELERNPHFNSWLIGQRRRFRSIHAAVLEQLVASLPTDCGEGIAHLDRWVELAPFDGRAHTALLASLARRGEIAAAEKHLVVAAQLFQSEDLDFAPLQSAWRAIRDQQSAASPRTLPACRSTASQSGFPLDPPNPGPPAPDPVEPSHASLAVMPFVEEAGPRGGLADGLTHDIITRLAKLRDFFVIARGSVFALADKGIAPEEAGRRLKVDYVATGTVRSMAGRLIVSVELVEVRTARIVWAETFERRPDDIFAVLDDIGDSIVSSISAEIETVERNRALLKAPNSLNAWEAYHRGLWHMYRFTQAENETARHFFASALRLDPTFARAYAGLSFTHWQNAFQRWGDRDRESALAFESAGQSLLVDDHNPAAHWAMGRALWLRGEQDGALGELEQAVKLSPNFALGHYALSFVHSQSGDPRAAIGSSDHSRHLSPFDPLLFGMLGARAMAHVRLGQFEEAAGWALKAAARPNAHAIILAIAAHCLALAGRLEEARGFAAAIRKTLPDYRADDFIATFRFEPDAEALFRQGARRIGLG, translated from the coding sequence GTGGAATCCGCAGCATCGAGGCAGGACAGCGGCCTGCCCTGCCTGTCGGTGCGGCTGCTCGGGCCGCTGGCGATCACGCGTAACGGCGTGCCGACGGCATTGCCGGCCTCGCGCAAGCTGCGAGCGCTGCTTGCCTATCTCGTGCTGGCGCCACATCCGGTCGGGCGCGGCCGCCTGTGCGAACTTCTGTGGGACGTGCCCAACGATCCGCGAGGCGAGTTGCGCTGGTGCCTGAGCAAGCTGCGCGGCGCCCTCGACACGCCGGACCGGCGCCGTGTCCGCACGCAGGACGATACGGTCGCGCTCGATCTCGGCGCCTGCCTTGTCGATGCGTTGGAGATCAGCCATGCCGCCACGCACCGGGCCGGCACGCTGGATGCGCAGCAGTTGCGCGCGCTGGCCAAACTCTTCGCCGGCGATTTTCTCGACGGGTTGGAGCTCGAACGCAATCCGCACTTCAACAGCTGGCTAATCGGCCAGCGTCGCCGCTTCCGGTCGATCCACGCGGCGGTGCTGGAACAGCTCGTCGCCAGTCTCCCCACTGATTGCGGCGAGGGCATAGCGCATCTCGACAGATGGGTGGAACTCGCGCCTTTCGACGGTCGCGCGCATACGGCGCTGCTGGCGAGCCTCGCGCGGCGCGGCGAGATCGCCGCGGCCGAGAAGCATCTGGTGGTGGCGGCACAGTTGTTCCAGTCGGAAGACCTGGATTTCGCCCCGCTGCAATCTGCCTGGCGGGCGATCCGCGACCAGCAGTCGGCTGCCTCGCCGCGGACGCTGCCGGCCTGCCGGTCCACAGCATCGCAATCGGGGTTCCCGCTAGACCCGCCCAACCCTGGTCCGCCGGCTCCTGATCCTGTCGAGCCGAGCCACGCGTCGCTGGCGGTGATGCCGTTTGTCGAGGAAGCCGGTCCGCGCGGCGGGCTCGCCGACGGCCTCACCCACGACATCATCACCCGTCTCGCCAAGCTGCGGGATTTCTTCGTGATCGCGCGCGGATCGGTGTTCGCGCTGGCCGACAAAGGTATTGCGCCCGAGGAGGCGGGCCGCCGGCTGAAGGTCGACTATGTCGCCACGGGAACGGTGCGCAGCATGGCCGGCCGCCTGATCGTCAGCGTCGAACTCGTCGAGGTGCGCACGGCCAGGATCGTCTGGGCCGAGACCTTCGAGCGCCGTCCGGACGACATCTTCGCCGTGCTCGACGACATTGGCGACAGCATCGTGTCGTCGATCTCGGCCGAGATCGAGACGGTCGAACGCAACCGCGCCCTGCTCAAGGCTCCCAACTCGCTCAATGCCTGGGAGGCCTACCACCGTGGCCTCTGGCACATGTACCGTTTCACGCAGGCCGAGAACGAAACGGCACGGCACTTCTTTGCCAGCGCCCTGCGGCTTGATCCGACCTTCGCCCGCGCCTATGCCGGCCTGTCCTTCACCCATTGGCAGAACGCCTTCCAGCGCTGGGGCGACCGCGATCGCGAAAGCGCGCTGGCCTTCGAGAGTGCCGGGCAGAGCTTGCTGGTCGATGACCACAATCCGGCCGCGCACTGGGCGATGGGGCGGGCGCTGTGGCTGCGCGGCGAACAGGACGGCGCGCTCGGCGAACTGGAACAGGCGGTCAAACTCAGCCCCAATTTCGCGCTCGGCCATTATGCGCTGTCCTTCGTCCATTCGCAGTCGGGCGACCCGCGGGCGGCGATCGGCTCCTCCGACCATTCGCGCCATCTCAGCCCTTTCGATCCGCTGCTGTTCGGCATGCTGGGGGCGCGGGCCATGGCGCACGTCCGGCTCGGCCAGTTCGAGGAGGCGGCCGGATGGGCGCTGAAGGCAGCCGCCCGGCCGAACGCGCACGCCATCATCCTGGCGATCGCGGCACATTGCCTGGCACTGGCGGGGCGGCTCGAAGAGGCGCGCGGCTTTGCCGCCGCCATCCGCAAGACGTTGCCGGACTACCGCGCCGACGATTTCATCGCCACTTTCCGCTTCGAGCCCGATGCCGAGGCGTTGTTTCGGCAAGGCGCCAGGCGGATCGGGCTCGGCTGA
- a CDS encoding UBP-type zinc finger domain-containing protein encodes MADECKHAAGIKDVTPSALGCEECLKSGSWWVHLRLCRTCGHVGCCDDSPNRHATKHFHATSHPVIEGYDPPEGWGWCYVDEVFLDLGDRTTPQNGPIPRFY; translated from the coding sequence ATGGCGGATGAATGCAAGCACGCCGCTGGGATCAAGGACGTGACGCCGAGCGCGCTCGGCTGCGAGGAGTGCCTGAAGAGCGGCTCGTGGTGGGTGCATCTGCGGCTCTGCCGCACCTGCGGCCATGTCGGCTGCTGCGACGACTCCCCCAACCGCCACGCCACCAAGCATTTTCACGCCACCAGCCATCCCGTCATAGAGGGTTACGACCCGCCGGAAGGCTGGGGCTGGTGCTACGTCGACGAGGTTTTTCTGGACCTCGGCGACCGCACCACCCCGCAGAACGGCCCGATCCCGCGCTTCTATTGA
- a CDS encoding FAD-dependent oxidoreductase produces the protein MSQSSTAIFGARRDQAFPVLAEADIERMRRFGEASAYAAGEHIFEAGDVSPGLIVVLAGKVDITQDGKFGRRETIVTHGPGSFAGELAQLSARPSLVNAQAAEPVEAFVIPSQRLRDLMVQEANLGERIMRALILRRVGLLESGTIGPIIVGPADNGDVLRLQGFLARSGQPHRVLDSKTDPCAKTLFEHFQVDPHHLPVVLCPNGRLLLNPAEKDLARCIGLLRPVDASKVYDVAIVGAGPAGLAASVYAASEGLSTIVLDCRAFGGQAGASARIENYLGFPTGITGMALMARAYNQAQKFGVEMVIPDEVKLLGAATDGARYQLAVGDGETVRTRSVVIASGARYRRLDVANLAEFEGTSVHYWASPIEARLCGGQEVALVGAGNSAGQAAVYLASQVRKVALLARGGSLEASMSRYLVERIRAQPNIEVLTGAEIEALDGEAGNLATVRWRDRSSGASTTRPIRHLFLFIGADPNTDWLAQSDVALDARGFIRTGSDIASAHGVMETSRSGVFAIGDVRSGSVKRVAAAVGEGAQVVAALHAFLARDGSQAGAPQV, from the coding sequence ATGTCTCAATCCAGCACCGCGATCTTCGGCGCCCGCCGCGACCAGGCTTTTCCCGTCCTCGCCGAGGCGGACATCGAGCGCATGCGCCGGTTCGGCGAGGCCAGTGCCTATGCCGCCGGCGAGCACATTTTCGAGGCCGGCGATGTGTCCCCGGGACTGATCGTGGTGCTGGCGGGCAAGGTCGATATCACCCAGGACGGCAAATTTGGCCGGCGCGAGACGATCGTCACGCATGGCCCGGGCAGCTTCGCCGGCGAGCTGGCGCAGCTTTCGGCCCGTCCCTCGCTGGTCAATGCGCAGGCGGCCGAGCCGGTCGAGGCGTTCGTCATCCCGTCGCAGCGGCTGCGCGACCTGATGGTGCAGGAGGCCAATCTCGGCGAGCGCATCATGCGGGCGCTGATCCTGCGCCGCGTCGGGCTGCTCGAGAGCGGCACGATCGGTCCCATCATCGTCGGACCTGCCGACAATGGCGACGTCCTTCGCCTGCAAGGCTTTCTCGCCCGCAGCGGCCAGCCGCACCGCGTGCTCGATTCCAAAACCGATCCTTGCGCGAAGACGCTGTTCGAGCACTTCCAGGTCGATCCCCACCACCTGCCGGTCGTGCTGTGCCCGAATGGCAGGCTGCTGCTCAATCCGGCGGAGAAGGACCTCGCCCGCTGCATCGGCCTGCTGCGGCCGGTCGACGCCAGCAAGGTCTATGACGTCGCCATCGTCGGCGCCGGACCGGCCGGTCTGGCGGCGTCGGTCTACGCGGCCTCGGAAGGGCTGTCGACGATTGTGCTCGATTGCCGTGCCTTCGGCGGCCAGGCCGGCGCCTCCGCTCGCATCGAGAACTATCTCGGCTTCCCCACCGGCATTACCGGCATGGCGCTGATGGCGCGCGCCTACAACCAGGCGCAGAAATTCGGCGTCGAGATGGTCATCCCCGACGAGGTGAAGCTGCTCGGTGCCGCCACCGACGGTGCGCGCTACCAGCTCGCGGTCGGCGACGGCGAGACGGTGCGCACGCGCTCGGTGGTCATCGCCAGCGGCGCGCGCTATCGCCGCCTCGATGTCGCCAATCTCGCCGAGTTCGAGGGCACATCAGTGCATTATTGGGCCTCGCCCATCGAAGCACGGCTTTGCGGCGGCCAGGAAGTGGCGCTGGTCGGCGCCGGCAATTCGGCCGGCCAGGCGGCCGTCTACCTGGCCAGCCAGGTCAGGAAAGTAGCGCTGCTGGCGCGTGGCGGCAGCCTCGAGGCCTCGATGTCGCGTTACCTCGTCGAGCGCATCAGGGCGCAGCCGAACATCGAGGTGCTGACCGGCGCCGAAATCGAGGCGCTGGACGGCGAGGCAGGCAATCTCGCCACGGTACGCTGGCGCGACCGCTCGAGCGGCGCCTCGACGACGCGGCCGATCCGCCATCTCTTCCTGTTCATCGGCGCCGACCCGAACACCGATTGGCTCGCCCAATCCGACGTGGCGCTGGATGCCAGGGGTTTCATCCGCACCGGATCGGACATAGCATCGGCCCATGGCGTGATGGAGACCAGCCGCAGCGGCGTGTTCGCCATCGGCGACGTGCGCTCCGGCTCGGTCAAACGCGTCGCGGCGGCTGTCGGCGAGGGCGCCCAGGTGGTGGCGGCGCTGCATGCATTTCTTGCGCGGGACGGCAGCCAGGCCGGCGCGCCTCAAGTATGA
- a CDS encoding 2,3-bisphosphoglycerate-dependent phosphoglycerate mutase: protein MSRTLVLVRHGQSEWNLKNLFTGWRDVDLTEQGHAEAKAAGQKLKARGLKFDIAFTSALTRAQKTCQHILDAVGQSDLQTVRDQALNERDYGDLSGLNKDDARQKWGEEQVHVWRRSYDVPPPAGESLKDTGARVWPYYLHDLQPHVLRGGTVLVAAHGNSLRALIMALDGKSGEEIVKLELGTGVPVIYQLNADSTVASKEVLEG from the coding sequence ATGTCGAGAACCCTCGTGCTCGTGCGCCACGGCCAGAGCGAATGGAACCTGAAGAACCTGTTCACCGGCTGGCGCGACGTCGACCTGACGGAGCAGGGCCATGCCGAGGCCAAGGCCGCCGGCCAAAAACTCAAGGCGCGCGGCCTGAAGTTCGATATCGCCTTCACCTCGGCGCTGACCCGGGCGCAAAAAACCTGCCAGCACATTCTCGACGCGGTCGGCCAGAGCGACTTGCAGACCGTTCGCGACCAAGCGCTGAACGAGCGCGACTATGGCGACCTCTCCGGCCTCAACAAGGACGACGCGCGCCAGAAATGGGGCGAGGAGCAGGTGCATGTCTGGCGCCGCTCCTATGATGTGCCGCCGCCCGCCGGCGAAAGCCTGAAGGACACCGGCGCCCGCGTCTGGCCCTATTACCTGCACGATCTGCAACCGCATGTGCTGCGCGGCGGCACGGTGCTGGTCGCCGCCCACGGCAATTCGCTGCGCGCGCTGATCATGGCGCTGGACGGCAAGTCGGGCGAGGAGATCGTCAAGCTGGAACTCGGCACCGGCGTGCCGGTGATCTACCAGCTCAACGCCGATTCGACCGTGGCTTCGAAGGAAGTGCTGGAAGGCTAA
- the dapB gene encoding 4-hydroxy-tetrahydrodipicolinate reductase, translated as MSETTSGEPAGDMGLVVVGAAGRMGQTLIRAIHAIPGARVIGAVERPDSPHLGKDAGELAGVGRIDVAIGSDPLPVFARADGVLDFTTPASTVEFAGYAAQARIVHVIGTTGCSADDNAKIAAAARHATIVKSGNMSLGVNLLAVLVEQAARALDADDFDIEILEMHHRHKVDAPSGTALLLGEAAAAGRGIALAGNDVRSRDGHTGVRQTGSIGFATLRGGSVVGDHSVILAGTGERITLSHHAEDRAIFARGAVKAALWAHGQKPGLYSMRDVLGLA; from the coding sequence ATGAGCGAGACCACATCAGGCGAGCCGGCCGGCGATATGGGCCTTGTGGTGGTCGGCGCGGCCGGCCGCATGGGCCAGACGCTGATCCGCGCCATCCACGCCATTCCGGGCGCCCGCGTCATCGGCGCGGTCGAGCGCCCGGATTCGCCTCACCTGGGCAAGGATGCGGGGGAACTCGCCGGCGTCGGCCGCATCGACGTGGCGATCGGCAGCGATCCGTTGCCGGTCTTCGCCAGGGCCGACGGCGTGCTCGATTTCACCACCCCGGCCTCGACGGTCGAGTTCGCCGGTTACGCGGCGCAGGCGCGCATCGTCCATGTCATCGGCACGACAGGCTGTTCGGCCGACGACAACGCGAAAATCGCTGCCGCCGCCCGCCACGCGACCATCGTCAAGTCGGGTAATATGAGCCTCGGCGTCAATCTGCTGGCGGTGCTGGTCGAACAGGCGGCACGCGCGCTCGACGCCGACGATTTCGACATCGAGATCCTCGAAATGCACCACAGGCACAAGGTCGACGCGCCTTCGGGCACGGCGCTTCTGCTCGGCGAAGCGGCCGCCGCCGGGCGCGGCATCGCGCTGGCCGGCAATGATGTGCGTTCGCGCGACGGCCATACGGGTGTGCGACAAACCGGCTCGATCGGTTTTGCCACGCTGCGCGGTGGCTCGGTGGTTGGCGACCACAGCGTGATCCTGGCCGGCACCGGCGAGCGCATCACGCTGTCGCACCATGCCGAGGACCGCGCCATCTTCGCCCGCGGTGCCGTCAAGGCCGCACTTTGGGCGCATGGCCAGAAGCCGGGACTGTATTCGATGCGGGACGTGCTTGGGCTTGCCTGA